tTCTTTTAGTGATAAACtgcaatagacttctatcgctCAAGCTAGAAGTTTATTGCAGTCTTATCATGGATAGaaagtgacattttgctatacttagtaaaaaaatttagcagttttatcatttaaaataattactcaaTATCTTATTCATTAAATATGGCCTTATTAACAATGTGTTTATCTGTGTACTTTAATAATTGTGTTAATTTCATTTTCGTTTTCCAAATTTGTCACTATTTTAACTAAATCTTAATATGTATTGTATGAGATGTTTagggttatttttttaataaaataaatagagatTCACTATATTATTATTGGTGCCAACATGAGCATAATTCAATTGGTATGATATATTACATTTACAAGtcatcaaatgatatttttgaaacaaaattcaaattttaggtgtaaaaatgaaacttttaaaattctAATGGCAATTCAaacttaatgaaaaaaaaaaatcaatttgatatgcccaatttttaaaattaaaaaatcggTTAGATCACACATTTACCCGCGAATAAGAAAAGACGAAGGTCATATCTTaacctaaattttgaaaaagtaatACATGAGTGCAACCTCCAGTCATCTCTCCAAGTATCTTCTAAAAAGAATATTTGAATGCATTTTACATTGCATCCATCTTTGTGTAGTTCATTCAATTATCCAATCATAATttgttatattataattttttttattaaagagaAGGTATAAAAATGAATATACTTGAAGCTATATCTGAGTATTActcttgaaaaataaaattaaaaaatatatatttatttttcttttttttgaaaaaataattcttGGTAAGACAACTAATCACCAGTAGAATGATTAGATACAATCTCCATATCTCTATCCTACaaacaagaaattaaaaaaatacatatatttttcaaaaaaataatattattttaaataaataaaaatatcacaTGACAATATTTTATTGAACTATATTTGGATTGATAGAATGGAGAACCcaaatttttctccaaaaagCTCAAAGTTCTCAGTAATGGCAGTCCACCAAATTGGTGGCAGCCATTGCAACAACACCCGATTTATCTCTTTTATCATCTTCAGGTGCCGGAAAGTTGAGATCCAAATCCAAACGCAACAAATTACTTCTCTGCTTTTTAGGACAACGACGCTCAATTTCACTGGAATCTCTCGAAGCTCCGCCGCAGCCACGGCGGTGGCGTCTCATGTGGCCGCCGAGGGCTTGGCCGGAAATGAACTCCGCCCCACAAACGGAGCACTCGTGGACCTTGATTCTATGATTCACCAATTTGAGCTTGTTGTAATAATCGCTTCGGCTCATACGAAGCTGATCGAATCGGTTCGAATCGTTGTTGTTCAATCGTTGTTGCTGCTGTTTATAGGTCGACGCTGTGCCGGAGATCGGTTTATGGTTGTCGGCGGCGGCCATGGCGGCGTTCTTGTGGCTGGACCGATGGCCACCTAAGGCTTGAAATGATGGGAATGTTCGGTGGCAGGTTTTGCACTCGTATGCACAACAATCCGCTGCCTTGCTGGCACCTATGATTTAAATTAAGGACAAATTACAGTaatgtttaaattttagaatgtttctaataaaattttaaaaatacatttttagtcTTGAGTTTTCTAGATAAATGTGTTTGACTATTAGAATTTTAAATTAGTCATTTTTagtctataaatttttaataatagttttaaaaagtctTCTTCATTAACAAAATTGACATGTCTgtccaaataaattatttaaatattgatgtgGCTTCTAACTAAATTATGATTTGGATTTAAATTTGTCTCGAGCAACCCACATCAATGTTTAAATAATCTACTTGGACATATCTGTTAATTGAAACAGTTAATGAAGATggtcttttaaatttattattgaaaacttaaggactaaaaatGGTTAATATGAAACTTGAGGAACCAAAAGCACCAATTccaaaaaatttagggactaaaaaggtatttccccctaaaatttaatgtgatatttgttcttaaatttacaaatttttcagggctatttttaaatatagaaaaataaatcaaaatatttacaaatatagctaAATGTCATTGTCATTGATAAACTAGTATCATCTATTgctaatagacattgatagttgTGGATAGAATGTGACATTTTGctgtatttaaaaatattttaaataattttttatttaaaataattttctaatttgttAATAGATTGTCaacatattaaatatttttaaaaaatttaatagatCGATTAGATAATCCAATTACgtgtttgataataatttttttcaattttaactttaaatctGTGAAGTCAAGACGAACATAGCTCTATTGACATGCGATGTGTTAACAaccaaaaaatttgaaattcaaactcCCCACTATacctaaaaaaaagtttatgtttGTGAATATATGGAAATGTAGAATAATTTAGTATGTGCAAAATTGAAAATGGTAAGACTTATCacatactttttaaatttaagaaatagtaaatctcatttagtaattattttgattcttatttgtaggttttgaaaattaagcttataaacatcaCTTTCACCTCTAAATGTCTTGTTTTATTGCCTACCTTTTAtcaatgtttttgtttatttttgtttttaaaatttgactaagattttaaatcatttatttaagaaatatacAAATTAAAACATTAAGAGAAAGTagacttaattttgaaaatctaaaaataaaaaattaaatgacacTGAACATACATCTTTCTTAGTTCAACAAAATGTGGAATGAGAAGATTTAAATCTCAAAAGTATATGCTTTTAACTTGCTAGGCCACTAAATTTTTAGGAACATATCaatcacaaaattagaatttgttaaNNNNNNNNNNATATGCTATTTCtttatttgagaaaatatatttggtatttatttttttactcgTTACAATTTCAGTTAAATAAAAACTTAtccatttattttatattagacAAATACCAAGTCATGAAAcccaaacttataatttaactttaaaaagtgGAAACTTTTTCATCAAAAAAATTGttaatattttaacatttaGTGAAATTTTTACAagtaaaaaaatgtcaaactgtTTACAGAAATGGTAAAAAAGAACACTGATAAACATCgtaaacttctatcaacctctatcagcatctatcaaagaatattaaaatattattttatataaataatgttctttatttttctatttttgaaaatctctctaacaaatataaagaattttctaagtaaaaaaaccaataaaattaTGACCTTATATACTTTCATAAACACAAAACCAAAATCcgtttatttcaaatttcatattcAAGTATGATCTTATTTACTTTCCTTATTAAAAAAACCCCCCATATTTGATTTTCTAGGAAGCTAAAAATGGAGAGACGCataattaccattttgcccttctGGGTCTCTGAAGAATTTTCCCAAGGAAGAAGAGGGTTGAGAATTAGCTGGTAAGCCTTGAGCAAGAAGGATGAGGCAATTCGCCACATCTTCGTCGTCATCGTCGTTGTCGTCATTGCTACGACCACCGTCTCGACCAttggaagaagaggaagaagagaaatttatgaagctGTGGCATTGACCAAGAAGCTCACAATTTGGTAATTCACTAAAATAATTAGGACTCATCTGCAATTTTTGAGTCTTAGTTCTCTTTTCTTTTGCTATCAAAATCTGATCTTCTTGACccacttatatatatatatatatatatttcaagtCAAAAGGCTAACAAAAAGAACAGTGAATCTGAGTTAGACTGCCTATCTTTGTTGATGGGAAGTTCAAGtttagagagaaagagagagttaTAACAGAAAAAATTGcaaatttagaaagaaaaatttggTGAATGATTTGGAAATTAGAGAGGAAGGACAATGAAGTTTTTCCAActctttttgtttaaaaaaataaaataaaaaaataaaaaaaccatcATTTTCTCATTCATACACCTCAACATTTAATTCTTCAATTCTATGATATCTCCATTTATTTTATATGAATTAGTCAACTATTTGATAGAGTAATAATCATGCGAGTGTATGAAAATGTTATTAGGATTTTAGTATGTTTCAGAATTAAGGATTAATGAGTAAAGATAAGTTGAGTTGGAACTACCTAATTTGGCTTTGTATTAATTGAAAATAGTATGGACTTTCAtacatttgtttttatttagcAAATCTTAAATTCTAATTAAGGGCATAAACAAGTAGATTCAACTTAATTTTTGGTCAAAATTAACGTGGAAGAGATTATCTATAAAGTTACGAGATCAAAATTCGATTCTAAAATAATGACTTTTTCAATAGATTGATGATCAATAAAAGTAACTCATGAATCAAAAAGTTATcgaagtagtttttttttttttttttttttggttgcaACCCCTCTTGCAATCTTCTATGTTTGCAAATGAAATATAGTaaattttgatagaacatttgtttgtttaaaatattcattaaaGTGAGTTGATATACTTGATAGAATGATAAAGAGTATGAAATGTGAATAAGAGTGTTGTAAATCATTTTATAAAGTTTGGTTGTATGATGTCAAATAATTAAGAATCAATAACCAATTTTACAAGGCAACAATTcttttaacaaaaaataaaaaataaaaaaatgtggaGACATCtatagttaattaaaattaCTATGTTAAGACGGTAGAAATTTATTGTCATATTCAATCATTACAAAGTCTAAGAAGTTAAGAaccataaagaaaaaaagattatgAAAATAGGTATGGTACTGTCTATAGACGTTTTGCACCAAATTAGCTtccaaaaatttataatatcatGAGAATGAACTTGTAGCAAGTTAGTTGGTTGACTTATTTCTTAATCGTTCAAATAAGGACCACAAGACATTATACTATATAGTGCTAAGTTGAGATCAACCAATAAGGCACGAGGTACAAAATTTAAGTGTCAAAATAAGTCATTTactattttattaaaagaatcgACTTTTATTTTATCACTTGTATAATATGACAGCgagttatatcaattaaaatagaTTTGACTTTTAAATAGAacgaattaattttttttttacaaaaagataaataaaataaataaaaatatggaaTAGGGATGGAGATTGCATCACCCATATGAGTGTTTTTCTCAAAGAAGCCCATTGGTTAGCATTTGATGGGTTGGCAATGGGCCTAAAGTTGCCCACTTCACTTGCCTCATTTTACACAAGTTTTTCAACAAGTGATCTCTTGTGATGATGTAAAACTTTCTTTCTTGATATGATTAATTTGTGAGAAATGTTTAGTAAATAATTGTAAAATACTATTACAATGtatgaaataaataactttCATATATATTCTCTCTTTTATGTGGATTTTTTGGTCTCTAAAATGTTCCAACTTTACAATTTCTCAACTAAAAAATGTTTTAACATCATTTTGAAACAAAACCTAATGgattaaaaaacactttttgttCTAAACATTTATGGAAGTAATAATTTGATCCTTGATTTttcgaataaaaaaaaaaattagtccatatattttaaaatttataacaacttaatttttcaaaaaaagaaaaacaaaacccacatcatgaaaaaaaaaatttatcaaattttatcATGTCATGACTTCGTATAAAGTACATGTttagaagtgattttaaaattattaaaatcattgTTCTCATGTACAAATCGCTATAAAAAATGCTTTAATCACTCATAtctaattttacacttttaaatgcaattttcgtatcatcaaaattagttttgaatgattaaaactaTGTTTCAAAACATTTTGTAAATG
This genomic window from Benincasa hispida cultivar B227 chromosome 4, ASM972705v1, whole genome shotgun sequence contains:
- the LOC120076169 gene encoding zinc finger protein ZAT5-like, with product MNYDYYMQRDRSSQRFCLCLSSIWRSPPFIVAILGDEFKLLSKYECIDSMSPNYFSELPNCELLGQCHSFINFSSSSSSNGRDGGRSNDDNDDDDEDVANCLILLAQGLPANSQPSSSLGKFFRDPEGQNGASKAADCCAYECKTCHRTFPSFQALGGHRSSHKNAAMAAADNHKPISGTASTYKQQQQRLNNNDSNRFDQLRMSRSDYYNKLKLVNHRIKVHECSVCGAEFISGQALGGHMRRHRRGCGGASRDSSEIERRCPKKQRSNLLRLDLDLNFPAPEDDKRDKSGVVAMAATNLVDCHY